From the genome of Blautia pseudococcoides, one region includes:
- a CDS encoding HU family DNA-binding protein translates to MNRTELVAAMAEATELSKKDAEAALKAFIDVVTAEMKKGEKVQLVGFGTFEVSERAAREGRNPQTGETMTIAASKSPKFKAGKALKDAVNE, encoded by the coding sequence ATGAACAGAACAGAATTAGTTGCAGCTATGGCTGAGGCAACAGAATTATCCAAAAAAGACGCAGAGGCAGCTTTAAAGGCATTTATTGATGTAGTAACTGCAGAGATGAAGAAAGGTGAAAAAGTTCAGTTAGTCGGCTTTGGTACATTTGAAGTATCCGAGAGAGCTGCAAGAGAGGGAAGAAATCCTCAGACTGGCGAGACTATGACCATCGCAGCTTCCAAATCCCCGAAATTCAAAGCAGGCAAAGCATTAAAAGACGCTGTGAACGAATAA
- a CDS encoding CCA tRNA nucleotidyltransferase has product MKIEVPKRVKEIIETLQEHGYDAYAVGGCVRDSLLHSSPADWDITTSAKPMEVKELFRRTVDTGLAHGTVTVMLGKEGFEVTTYRIDGEYEDSRHPKEVVFTGDLREDLRRRDFTINAMAYNDRKGLVDAFGGIQDLEKGVIRCVGDPYERFTEDALRILRAVRFAAQLGFSIEERTKKAAQELAPTLAKISAERIAAELTKLLVSENPHLLKTAWEAGITRVVLPEFDSMMETLQNTPHHCLNVGEHTLKSLEYVAADKVLRFTMLLHDTGKPASRTTDENGRDHFKGHSLESEKIARNVLQRLKLDNDTICKVTKLVYWHDHRPEPNPRSVRRALNKVGEELFPLLLKVQYADTMAQSEYRREEKLERIRYVEEIYREVLERKECVSVKMLAVNGRDLIAAGMKPGPEIGEMLERLLQMVLEEPGRNEKQELMEIVKEELRGVNV; this is encoded by the coding sequence ATGAAAATAGAAGTTCCTAAGAGAGTAAAAGAGATAATAGAAACCTTGCAGGAACATGGATATGATGCTTATGCGGTAGGAGGCTGTGTTCGTGACAGCCTCCTCCATTCATCTCCGGCGGACTGGGATATCACCACATCAGCCAAACCCATGGAAGTCAAGGAGCTGTTCCGCCGCACTGTGGATACAGGGCTTGCCCACGGCACGGTGACGGTTATGCTGGGAAAAGAAGGCTTTGAGGTGACAACATACCGCATTGACGGAGAATATGAGGACAGCCGTCATCCAAAAGAGGTGGTTTTCACAGGAGACCTGCGGGAAGACCTGCGCCGCCGGGATTTTACCATCAATGCCATGGCCTACAATGACAGGAAAGGGCTGGTGGACGCTTTCGGCGGCATCCAGGACCTGGAAAAGGGAGTGATCCGCTGTGTGGGTGACCCTTACGAGCGTTTCACTGAGGATGCCCTGCGTATTCTGCGGGCAGTGCGTTTTGCTGCCCAGTTAGGATTCTCCATAGAGGAGCGGACGAAAAAAGCAGCCCAGGAGCTTGCGCCCACGCTGGCTAAAATCAGTGCGGAGCGTATTGCGGCGGAGCTGACAAAGCTTCTTGTATCGGAAAATCCCCATCTGCTGAAAACAGCCTGGGAGGCGGGAATCACAAGGGTTGTTCTGCCGGAGTTTGATTCCATGATGGAAACCCTGCAAAATACACCTCACCACTGCCTGAATGTGGGAGAACACACACTGAAAAGCCTGGAGTATGTGGCGGCAGACAAAGTCCTGCGTTTTACCATGCTTCTTCACGACACAGGGAAGCCGGCATCCAGAACTACGGATGAGAATGGCAGGGACCATTTTAAGGGACACAGCCTGGAGAGTGAGAAGATCGCCAGGAATGTTCTTCAAAGGCTGAAGCTGGACAATGACACCATCTGTAAGGTGACAAAGCTGGTATACTGGCATGATCACAGGCCGGAACCCAATCCAAGATCCGTCCGCAGGGCACTTAATAAGGTAGGGGAGGAGCTGTTTCCTCTGCTTTTGAAGGTGCAGTATGCGGATACTATGGCGCAGAGTGAGTACCGGAGGGAGGAAAAGCTGGAGCGTATCAGGTACGTGGAGGAGATTTACCGGGAGGTGCTGGAGCGGAAGGAATGTGTTTCTGTGAAAATGCTGGCTGTGAATGGAAGGGATTTGATCGCAGCAGGGATGAAACCGGGACCGGAAATTGGGGAGATGCTGGAGAGGCTGCTGCAGATGGTGCTGGAGGAGCCGGGGAGGAATGAGAAGCAGGAACTGATGGAAATTGTTAAGGAGGAATTGCGGGGGGTGAATGTATAG
- a CDS encoding CotS family spore coat protein, which yields MYDRGLSVLEQYGLEAKSTYRGRGALICDTQAGLVQIREYNGSPRKLGYQAKLLEIVSTRNQISVDSLLPNQEGAYVSTDKDNIPYVVKRWYEGRECDTQSMKDIKRSVTALASLHKTMKMPVQTHYVKEPLLMEYERKNRELRKIRKFVCQKRRKNDFELRYLDSIACYLWHAEEAQRRLNSSEYEDLRCRSLEAGDVCHGEYNQHNVLMLAQNTAVINFDRWHYDVQMEDLYQFMRKILEKHNWDLEMGRQMLLAYHEEKPLSVQELENLRIRFAYPEKYWKLANYYYSHSKAWISEKNLEKLEKLIAQHDNWMNFVENISV from the coding sequence GTGTATGATAGGGGTCTCAGCGTACTGGAGCAATACGGTCTGGAAGCAAAATCCACATACCGCGGAAGAGGTGCACTCATCTGCGACACCCAGGCCGGTCTGGTTCAAATCCGTGAATACAACGGTTCACCCAGAAAACTTGGCTACCAGGCCAAACTTCTGGAAATCGTAAGCACCCGCAACCAGATCAGCGTGGATTCACTCCTTCCGAATCAGGAAGGGGCATACGTCTCAACGGACAAAGACAACATACCCTATGTGGTAAAGCGATGGTACGAAGGAAGAGAATGTGACACCCAGTCTATGAAAGACATCAAACGCAGCGTAACAGCCCTGGCGAGTCTACATAAAACAATGAAAATGCCGGTCCAGACACACTATGTCAAAGAGCCGCTTCTCATGGAATATGAAAGGAAAAACAGGGAGCTGCGGAAAATCCGCAAATTTGTCTGCCAGAAACGGCGGAAAAATGACTTTGAGCTCAGGTATCTGGACAGCATTGCCTGCTATCTGTGGCATGCGGAGGAGGCTCAGAGGAGGCTTAACAGCTCGGAGTATGAAGATCTGCGGTGCAGGTCCCTGGAAGCTGGGGATGTCTGCCATGGGGAATACAACCAGCACAATGTGCTGATGCTGGCACAGAATACGGCTGTCATTAATTTTGACCGCTGGCACTATGATGTCCAGATGGAAGACCTCTACCAGTTCATGCGCAAAATATTGGAAAAGCATAACTGGGATCTGGAGATGGGAAGGCAGATGCTTCTGGCCTATCATGAGGAAAAACCTTTGAGTGTGCAGGAACTGGAAAACCTGCGCATCCGTTTTGCCTATCCGGAAAAATACTGGAAACTGGCAAACTACTACTACTCCCACAGCAAGGCATGGATTTCCGAGAAAAACTTGGAAAAATTGGAGAAACTCATAGCTCAGCACGATAATTGGATGAACTTTGTCGAAAATATTTCGGTATAA
- a CDS encoding phospho-sugar mutase, with protein sequence MDYKKLYEEWLSNPYFDEDTKKELKAIENDENEIKERFYKELEFGTAGLRGVIGAGINRMNIYTVRKTTQGLANYIAAVDGQTKGVAIAHDSRRMSPEFAKEAALCLAANGVKAYIFDSLRPTPELSFAVRKLGCIAGINITASHNPPEYNGYKVYWEDGAQITPPHDTGIMDEVKKVTDFNTVKTMDEEAAKADGLYQVIGQEVDDAYMEELKSQVIHMDAIKAMAKELKIVYSPLHGTGNIPARRVLKELGFEKVYVVKEQELPDGEFPTVSYPNPEADEAFDLGLKLAKEVDADLVLATDPDADRLGVRVKDGKTGEYHTLTGNMSGCLLADYEIGQRKEMNGGLPEDGAMVSTIVTTNMAGAIARHYGIRFIEVLTGFKYIGQQILGFETSGKGTYLFGFEESYGCLIGTHARDKDAIVATMALCEAAAYYKTKDMTLWDAMIAMYEKYGYYKDDIQSITLKGIEGLEKIQTILENLRKNPPSAIGAYQVTSARDYKADTIVDMETKEVKATGLPSSNVLYYDLNDDAWVCVRPSGTEPKIKLYYGIKGTSLADADEKSAALGQAVKELIDKMM encoded by the coding sequence ATGGACTACAAAAAGCTTTATGAGGAATGGCTCTCCAACCCGTATTTTGATGAAGATACCAAAAAAGAGTTGAAAGCAATTGAGAATGACGAAAATGAAATAAAAGAACGCTTTTATAAAGAGCTGGAGTTTGGCACCGCAGGTCTCAGAGGTGTGATCGGTGCAGGTATCAACCGCATGAATATCTATACCGTGAGAAAGACCACACAGGGCCTGGCAAATTACATAGCAGCAGTGGACGGACAGACAAAGGGCGTGGCTATTGCCCATGATTCCCGCCGTATGTCCCCGGAATTTGCCAAAGAAGCAGCGCTGTGCCTGGCTGCCAACGGTGTGAAAGCCTATATTTTTGATTCCCTGCGCCCGACACCGGAGCTTTCCTTTGCCGTTAGAAAGCTTGGATGTATTGCCGGGATCAATATCACAGCCAGCCATAACCCGCCGGAATACAACGGGTATAAGGTATACTGGGAAGATGGCGCCCAGATCACCCCGCCTCATGATACCGGAATCATGGATGAGGTGAAAAAGGTTACAGATTTCAATACAGTTAAGACCATGGATGAGGAAGCAGCAAAGGCAGACGGCCTGTATCAGGTGATCGGACAGGAAGTGGATGACGCCTACATGGAAGAGCTGAAAAGCCAGGTGATCCACATGGATGCCATCAAAGCCATGGCAAAAGAGCTGAAAATTGTGTACAGCCCTCTGCACGGCACAGGAAATATTCCTGCAAGACGTGTATTAAAAGAGCTGGGATTTGAAAAGGTATATGTCGTAAAAGAGCAGGAGCTGCCGGACGGTGAATTCCCCACAGTCAGCTACCCGAACCCGGAGGCGGACGAAGCCTTTGATCTGGGCTTAAAGCTTGCAAAAGAGGTGGATGCAGACCTGGTGCTGGCTACCGACCCGGATGCAGACCGCTTAGGTGTCCGTGTCAAAGACGGCAAGACAGGGGAATACCACACCCTGACCGGCAATATGTCAGGCTGTCTGCTGGCTGACTATGAGATTGGCCAGAGAAAAGAGATGAATGGAGGACTGCCGGAGGACGGTGCGATGGTATCCACCATTGTTACCACCAATATGGCTGGCGCTATTGCCAGACATTACGGCATCCGTTTCATCGAAGTGCTGACAGGATTCAAATACATAGGCCAGCAGATACTGGGATTTGAGACATCAGGAAAAGGCACCTATCTGTTCGGATTTGAGGAGAGCTACGGCTGCCTCATCGGTACCCACGCAAGAGATAAAGACGCCATCGTGGCAACCATGGCCCTTTGCGAGGCTGCCGCATATTACAAGACCAAAGACATGACGCTCTGGGATGCCATGATCGCCATGTATGAAAAATACGGTTATTACAAAGATGATATCCAGTCCATCACCCTGAAGGGGATTGAAGGCCTGGAGAAGATCCAGACCATTCTGGAGAATCTGAGAAAGAACCCGCCGTCTGCCATCGGTGCTTATCAAGTGACCTCCGCAAGAGATTACAAGGCAGACACAATTGTAGATATGGAGACAAAAGAAGTGAAGGCAACCGGACTTCCAAGCTCCAATGTGCTTTACTATGACCTGAATGATGATGCATGGGTATGTGTTCGTCCGTCCGGCACGGAGCCTAAGATCAAATTATACTATGGTATCAAGGGTACATCACTGGCAGATGCAGACGAGAAATCCGCTGCACTTGGACAGGCTGTAAAGGAATTAATTGATAAAATGATGTAA